Part of the Candidatus Krumholzibacteriota bacterium genome is shown below.
TGGGAATGGCACGTATTCGGTATTTTCGGGCATAGGGCTTTCCCTCTTCAGTCCAGACATCGTGAAACACAACTTTGACCTGCCTGGCGTACTCTTTTTCAATTTCATCCATAATTGGCTGCATCATCCTGCACGGGATGCATTTCACTGATCCCAGTTCAATAAAAGTGACCAGCAGTGAATCCGATTTACTGCTCTTTTGCAAATGTGAGGAAGTATCTGAAACGGTTGTCTGTTTTTTTGTTTTTGCGGCGGATGTCTCTTCGTTTTTCTGATCAGAGCAGTTGACTTGCATCAACAGTATAACAAAAAAAAGAGGATAGACGATTTGACATTTTTTCATCATATTATTTCTCCTTGTAATTGATTGATCTTCAAACCACCAGCTTTGTCAGTGGTTCTCGATCGGAAACTTGCCAGTGTGAACAGCACGTTTTCAAACGTAAATGACGGACTTCGAATGCCGGAACTTCCTTGCCGCAAGCGTTGCGTTTAACCGTTTTCTTACCTGATAAGCCCATGGCTATTCCAGCATTTTCTTAATTTCTTCCACATTCGGTATTTTTCCCGCCACTTTCACCTCGCCGTCCACGGCCAGGCCCGGCGTCATCATCACGCCGAAGTTCATAATGTCGTTGATGTCCGTCACTTTTTCGATTTCATATTCGATGCCCAGCTCTTTCGACGCCTGTTCGGTCAGCTCGGTGAGCTTCTTGCACTTGGGGCATCCTGTGCCAAGAATTTGTAATTTTTTCATTTCCTTACCTCTCATTTTAATACAGTCAATGGCCGGAATATTGATAGCCGGACCGGAGAAAGGCGATTAGATGCCCCGGTCCGGCACCCCGCATTTGGATGCTGGAGAACCGGGGCAAAATGGTGAAGGAACAGACCGCGACGATCGACCCGGATACAGAAGCAACCAGATAGGCCAGCCATTTGCATAATAGTGAAATTTAATCAACGCGCATCAGCCTTTACCTTTACAAAGATCATTACGACTGACTTTACTTGCTTTCACAAGATCATTATGGATTATACTGTCATCATTCACCCATTCCCTAAGTAACCCAAGTATTTCTTTTGCATATTCCTTTTGTGTCTTCTGGTTGATATAATAGTTAATCCATTTATGTTCTCTTTGCTCAAATATTAAATTTGCTTCTTTAAGTATTGATAAGTGCTTTGAAGTCGTTGATATTGCCAATCCCAGCACCTCTGTTATTTCGCATACGCATAAAGGTTTGACCTGAAGTATCTTCAGTATTCTTACACGGTTCTTATCCGATAAAGCTTTAAAAACTGGTATGAGCGTGTTCATTATATCACCTTTTTCATTTCGTCCAGTAACGAAATATAAAATGCAACCATTTAACTGTCAACCTTTTTCTTGTGTGGTGGAGTTTCCCCAATTTTTTAAGTGTCAAAGAGTGGCAGCTGGGCTTTGCTGCGGTAGGAACGGCCCTTCAAATCCCTCCAGAAGGCTTTTATTCCATCGGCAAGGGCAGCATACCTAAGTCAATGATACCGAAAAATCTCTTCGCCTCTTTCAGCGCATAATGAGCAACAGCTTTCAGCCTGATACTGTCTCCAAGATGTATCGCGGCAAAGTACATCGCACATAGCGCCATCACCATCATGTTCTGAAGACCCCTGTATCTCAGAAGCCGGATGTTCTCTATGTCATAGCTCTGTTTTATGCACCTTATCATCTTCTCCGCATCCTACCTCTTGATAGATGAGGGGAACATATTAGGGGGGCGCCGGCCTTTATACCGCTATCTAACAACAGGTTACAGCCATTTCAAGATATGGTGTATTTCAGGCAGAAAAATACCTTGACATCATCAAGCTTGTTGGCTATTTTGCCAATTAACAAATTAGATAAGGTTATAACAATGCTCATGGACAAAAAAACGAAACAGAAATACGAAGCTCGAGCACAGATCATCAAAGCCATGGCACATCCGACCAGGCTGTTCATCGTCGATGAACTGGATAAGGGTGAACGATGTGTCTGTGAGCTGCGTGACATGATCGGCGCTGATATCTCAACCGTCTCAAAACACCTTTCCGTATTGAAACAGGCAGGAATTGTCGAGGGTGAAAAACGCGGACTTCAGGTGTGGTACAGTCTCAAAATCCGATGCATTCTGAACTTTTTCGGATGCGTTGAGGATGTGTTGAAATCAAACGCGCAATCTGTTAAAACGTCGTAGCCAAGTAGTTTTTTTGCCCGGGAACCCGGCAATTTCGCCAAATAATTGGACGTTAGAAACCCATTATTATGAGGAGTTTGAAAATTGAAATTGAACTGGAAATCTGAATGGAAGCCGCTGGCCTGGATAGTCGCGGTCTTCCTTATTTTCTTTTATCTGCCTATCGACAGTGTTCGCCTGCGCGGAGCAGTTATTGAAGCCCTGGCACTGACTAAATGGTACGCGCAGGAGCACGTTCTCCTCTGTCTTGTG
Proteins encoded:
- a CDS encoding thioredoxin family protein, with translation MMKKCQIVYPLFFVILLMQVNCSDQKNEETSAAKTKKQTTVSDTSSHLQKSSKSDSLLVTFIELGSVKCIPCRMMQPIMDEIEKEYARQVKVVFHDVWTEEGKPYARKYRIRAIPTQIFLDKDGNEYFRHEGFFPKEELVEVLKKKGVK
- a CDS encoding thioredoxin family protein, whose amino-acid sequence is MKKLQILGTGCPKCKKLTELTEQASKELGIEYEIEKVTDINDIMNFGVMMTPGLAVDGEVKVAGKIPNVEEIKKMLE
- a CDS encoding permease — protein: MSLLCKWLAYLVASVSGSIVAVCSFTILPRFSSIQMRGAGPGHLIAFLRSGYQYSGH
- a CDS encoding metalloregulator ArsR/SmtB family transcription factor, which produces MNTLIPVFKALSDKNRVRILKILQVKPLCVCEITEVLGLAISTTSKHLSILKEANLIFEQREHKWINYYINQKTQKEYAKEILGLLREWVNDDSIIHNDLVKASKVSRNDLCKGKG
- a CDS encoding metalloregulator ArsR/SmtB family transcription factor, with translation MAILPINKLDKVITMLMDKKTKQKYEARAQIIKAMAHPTRLFIVDELDKGERCVCELRDMIGADISTVSKHLSVLKQAGIVEGEKRGLQVWYSLKIRCILNFFGCVEDVLKSNAQSVKTS